Proteins from a single region of Flavobacterium sp. YJ01:
- a CDS encoding RagB/SusD family nutrient uptake outer membrane protein: protein MKKLLIITMSLLVLTSCEKDFLDTQPESTINDEQLATSAEANKAIIAGIYSALRSYGLSVPGSHEDYGHKSILSATDLMSNDELMTISSWYGSFYNYLGRTQTNSRSKLAWSMYYPQIKTANTVINAIPADTDDASLKALRGQALALRGYFYFMLARMYGPTYVGNEAKLCVPLYTEVSLEGKARATVAEVYTVIESDLTKAIESLQGFTRANKDGLDQSVARAFLADVYLEEGKYALAATTANAARQGYTLLSETDWNSGFYDITTGGETMWGATITSAQSTFVASFFGHFDNTNDSGYAGGLQVYKNIDSRLYASIPATDYRKKAFVPVGGNPLYPTLPVYANTKFRDPTIDSGDYIYLRSASLYYIEAEALAKSGNEAAAKQVLYDITITRNPAYTLSTNSGSALINEIILQKRIELWGEGYAWFDMKRLGVALTRDYTGTNHPTFGRLNIPAGDNRFTFQVPQAEIDANPLIVQSPL from the coding sequence ATGAAAAAATTATTAATTATAACAATGTCCTTGTTGGTACTTACAAGCTGTGAAAAAGATTTTCTTGACACACAGCCTGAATCAACAATAAATGACGAACAGCTTGCAACATCTGCAGAAGCAAATAAAGCGATTATTGCAGGTATCTATTCAGCTTTAAGATCTTATGGTCTATCTGTTCCTGGAAGCCACGAAGATTATGGTCACAAATCTATTCTTTCAGCGACAGACTTAATGTCTAATGATGAATTAATGACAATATCTAGCTGGTATGGATCTTTCTACAACTATTTAGGAAGAACTCAAACTAACTCTAGATCAAAATTAGCTTGGAGTATGTACTATCCTCAAATTAAAACTGCTAATACAGTTATCAATGCTATTCCTGCTGATACTGATGATGCAAGTTTAAAAGCATTAAGAGGACAAGCTTTAGCTTTAAGAGGTTATTTCTACTTCATGCTAGCGCGTATGTACGGACCTACTTATGTAGGAAATGAAGCAAAACTATGTGTTCCTTTGTATACAGAGGTATCATTAGAGGGTAAAGCTAGAGCTACAGTTGCAGAGGTTTATACTGTTATCGAAAGTGATTTAACAAAAGCTATTGAATCACTTCAAGGTTTTACACGTGCAAACAAAGATGGATTGGATCAATCTGTTGCAAGAGCATTCTTAGCTGATGTTTACTTAGAAGAAGGTAAATATGCACTAGCAGCTACTACCGCAAATGCTGCAAGACAAGGATACACTTTACTTAGTGAAACAGATTGGAATAGTGGATTCTACGACATCACTACAGGTGGTGAAACAATGTGGGGAGCAACAATTACATCTGCTCAAAGTACATTCGTAGCAAGTTTCTTTGGTCATTTTGACAACACAAATGATTCAGGATATGCTGGAGGTCTACAAGTTTACAAAAACATAGATTCACGTCTTTACGCTAGTATTCCTGCAACAGATTACAGAAAAAAAGCATTCGTACCAGTAGGAGGAAATCCTCTTTACCCTACATTACCTGTGTATGCTAATACTAAATTTAGAGATCCTACAATCGATTCTGGAGATTATATCTATTTGAGATCTGCTTCATTATACTATATTGAAGCTGAAGCTTTAGCAAAATCAGGAAATGAAGCGGCTGCAAAACAAGTTCTGTATGATATTACAATTACAAGAAACCCAGCTTATACATTATCTACTAATTCAGGTTCAGCTTTGATCAATGAAATCATTCTTCAAAAAAGAATTGAGTTATGGGGAGAAGGTTACGCTTGGTTTGACATGAAACGTTTAGGAGTTGCTCTTACTAGAGATTACACTGGAACAAATCACCCAACTTTTGGAAGATTAAACATTCCTGCTGGAGATAACAGATTCACATTCCAAGTTCCTCAAGCAGAAATTGATGCTAACCCATTAATTGTACAAAGTCCACTATAA
- a CDS encoding SusC/RagA family TonB-linked outer membrane protein, translated as MKLKFNGLLVLLLVLVAQLSFAQERIVSGIVSDNTGMPIPGVSVLVKGTKTGTQTDFDGKYSIKATPTQTLVFTYIGMKAKEESAASTTVNTKLVGDALELEGVVVVAFGTQKKSEITGAVTKIDAKALETAQASNAIQSLTGKVAGVQITANSGQPGDPPQVRFRGLGSLSSSNAPLYVVDGIPYNGDINAIATQDIESISFLKDASSNALYGSRGANGVIIVTTKKGKKGQLRVTYETKIGVNSRAVPEYNMIKDPGEYYETVYGRIKSGLIYDGETAANASTIAANTLINGESYSLGYNNYNVPANQVINTATGKINPNASLLYHDDWAKELFRDATRTEHFLSLSSSTDNLSSYLSVGYLKDNGYTINSDFKRATVRANVDYNVNSKIKVGANLNYANSDQNAPISQVGSSTYSNLFGWSRNIAPIYKIWQRDAAGNFILDQNGARVYEFNNDPNRPENRPYGGNLNPYATTLLNTNLNQENKFGARGYVSIDFLKDFNFRYNLGYDLMSGYYLNSTTGEGGDDFGVNGRIGTATQNDYTITNQQLLSWKKSLGNHNLDILVGHESSDFTSKMLAGQKSGVVIPGLPVLSNATKYNYVDGYNDLYKVEGYFSRANYSYKDKYFVNASFRRDGSSVFHPDNRWGNFYGFGAAWSVAKESFFPQSKVVTDLRIKGSYGEQGNDNIFYPASTQINHRSYFGFARNYYAYQNQYEIVPDADGNATVLQVFTGNKDIKWEVSKNMNVGFEIELFNRVNIEAEYFERKVSDLIYNKPLSPSTGTNFVSENIGDMANKGIEVNLGIDIVKTQDFDFNIWANGTHYKNEVTSLPSPFTSGIFRFQVGAPAYAYFLRQFAGVDQTNGDALWYMDVKDASGAVTGKTTTNVYGNATQYLSDKDANPDVYGGFGTVVRYKNLTLQASFAYQFGGYMYDGVYASAMYSGPDNIGQNYHRDVQKAWTVDNPTSNIPRIDHISDLQMATSDFFLTKSDYISIQDVSLSYDFKNSTLTDLGISSTKFSVMGTNLALWSERKGMDPRLNNLGTRSNNGQSLNVYGVMRTISFGLTVNF; from the coding sequence ATGAAACTAAAGTTCAATGGACTGTTAGTACTACTTTTAGTACTAGTAGCGCAATTATCTTTTGCGCAAGAAAGAATTGTTTCGGGAATTGTTTCGGACAATACAGGAATGCCAATACCGGGCGTGAGTGTATTAGTTAAAGGAACTAAAACAGGAACTCAAACAGATTTTGACGGAAAGTATTCTATTAAGGCTACTCCAACTCAAACTCTAGTTTTCACTTACATTGGAATGAAAGCAAAAGAAGAGTCTGCTGCCTCTACAACAGTTAACACAAAACTTGTTGGAGATGCATTAGAACTTGAAGGAGTTGTGGTAGTTGCATTTGGTACTCAGAAAAAATCTGAGATTACTGGAGCCGTTACAAAAATTGACGCAAAAGCGTTAGAAACTGCTCAAGCATCAAATGCTATCCAATCTTTAACTGGTAAAGTTGCGGGTGTGCAAATTACTGCAAACTCAGGACAGCCAGGAGATCCACCTCAAGTAAGATTTAGAGGTCTAGGATCATTATCATCTTCTAACGCACCTTTATATGTTGTTGATGGTATTCCTTACAATGGAGATATTAATGCAATTGCAACACAAGATATCGAATCGATCAGTTTCTTGAAAGATGCATCTTCTAATGCATTATATGGTAGCCGTGGAGCAAACGGTGTTATCATTGTTACAACTAAAAAAGGTAAAAAAGGACAATTAAGAGTAACTTACGAAACAAAAATCGGGGTTAACTCTAGAGCAGTTCCTGAATACAACATGATTAAAGATCCAGGAGAATATTACGAAACTGTTTATGGAAGAATCAAAAGCGGTTTAATCTATGATGGAGAAACAGCTGCTAATGCATCTACTATTGCTGCTAATACTTTAATTAACGGAGAATCTTATTCATTAGGATACAACAACTACAATGTACCTGCTAATCAAGTAATCAATACAGCAACTGGAAAAATCAATCCAAATGCAAGCTTATTGTACCATGATGATTGGGCAAAAGAACTTTTTAGAGATGCTACAAGAACAGAGCACTTCTTGAGTTTATCAAGCAGCACAGACAACCTAAGCTCTTACTTATCTGTTGGATACTTAAAAGACAATGGTTATACAATCAATTCAGACTTTAAACGTGCAACCGTTAGAGCAAACGTTGATTATAATGTAAATAGCAAAATTAAAGTTGGAGCTAACTTAAACTATGCTAATTCAGATCAAAATGCACCAATTTCTCAAGTAGGTTCTTCAACATACAGTAACTTATTTGGATGGTCAAGAAACATTGCACCTATTTACAAAATATGGCAAAGAGATGCAGCTGGAAACTTTATCCTAGATCAAAACGGAGCTAGAGTTTACGAATTCAATAATGACCCAAATCGTCCAGAAAATCGTCCTTATGGAGGAAACTTAAATCCATATGCGACTACATTATTAAACACAAATTTAAATCAAGAAAACAAATTTGGAGCTAGAGGATATGTATCTATTGATTTCTTAAAAGATTTCAACTTCAGATATAACCTTGGTTATGATTTAATGTCTGGATACTACTTAAACAGTACAACTGGAGAAGGTGGTGATGACTTTGGAGTAAATGGTAGAATTGGTACTGCTACTCAAAATGATTATACTATAACAAACCAACAATTATTATCTTGGAAAAAATCTTTAGGTAATCATAACCTTGATATTCTTGTAGGTCACGAGTCTTCTGACTTTACATCAAAAATGTTAGCAGGTCAAAAAAGTGGAGTTGTTATCCCTGGTTTACCTGTATTAAGTAATGCAACGAAATACAACTATGTAGATGGTTATAATGACCTTTACAAAGTTGAAGGATACTTCTCAAGAGCAAATTACAGCTACAAAGATAAATACTTTGTTAATGCAAGTTTCAGAAGAGATGGATCTTCAGTATTCCACCCAGATAACAGATGGGGTAACTTCTACGGATTTGGAGCTGCATGGTCTGTTGCTAAAGAATCTTTCTTCCCACAATCTAAAGTTGTTACAGACTTAAGAATTAAAGGAAGTTATGGAGAACAAGGAAATGACAACATTTTCTATCCTGCAAGTACACAAATCAACCACCGTAGCTATTTTGGTTTTGCAAGAAACTACTATGCTTACCAAAATCAATACGAAATTGTTCCAGATGCTGACGGAAACGCAACAGTACTTCAAGTATTTACTGGAAACAAAGACATCAAATGGGAGGTTTCTAAAAACATGAACGTTGGATTCGAAATTGAATTATTCAACAGAGTGAACATTGAAGCTGAGTATTTCGAAAGAAAAGTAAGTGATTTAATTTACAACAAACCACTTTCTCCTTCTACAGGAACAAACTTTGTTAGTGAGAACATTGGAGATATGGCTAATAAAGGTATTGAGGTTAACTTAGGAATTGATATCGTTAAAACTCAAGACTTTGACTTTAACATTTGGGCAAATGGTACACATTACAAAAATGAAGTAACATCATTACCAAGTCCATTTACATCTGGAATCTTCCGTTTCCAAGTTGGAGCTCCAGCTTATGCTTATTTCTTAAGACAGTTTGCAGGTGTTGACCAAACAAATGGAGATGCTTTATGGTATATGGATGTAAAAGATGCTTCAGGAGCTGTAACTGGTAAAACTACAACTAACGTTTACGGAAATGCTACTCAGTACTTAAGTGACAAAGATGCAAACCCAGATGTATATGGAGGTTTTGGAACTGTTGTTCGTTACAAAAACTTAACATTACAAGCTAGTTTTGCTTATCAATTTGGAGGATACATGTATGATGGAGTTTATGCAAGCGCAATGTACTCTGGACCAGACAATATTGGACAAAACTACCATAGAGATGTACAAAAAGCTTGGACAGTTGACAACCCAACTTCTAATATTCCTAGAATTGATCACATTTCTGATTTACAGATGGCAACTTCTGATTTCTTCTTAACAAAATCTGATTACATCAGTATTCAAGATGTTTCGTTATCTTACGATTTCAAAAATAGCACACTTACAGATCTTGGTATTTCATCTACAAAATTTAGTGTAATGGGAACTAATTTAGCGCTATGGTCAGAAAGAAAAGGTATGGATCCTAGATTGAACAATTTAGGTACTAGATCAAACAATGGTCAGTCTTTAAATGTGTATGGAGTAATGAGAACGATCTCTTTTGGTTTAACAGTAAATTTCTAA